One window from the genome of Esox lucius isolate fEsoLuc1 chromosome 23, fEsoLuc1.pri, whole genome shotgun sequence encodes:
- the LOC105023423 gene encoding zinc-binding protein A33 isoform X3, giving the protein MYLGCQETHLCGNAMAARLSLAEEDLCCPVCCDIFRDPVVLKCTHSFCAACLQQYWSGKGSARDCPLCRRESEDEPVASLTLKNLCDSYIQESEALGTTGELCEPGELCSLHGEKLKLFCLYDKEAICVVCHTSRKHRNHECCPVEEAIGDLKEEMKSALTSLQEKKEAFDKVKQQYENTLTHIQVQAQFVEKRVHEEFEQLHHFLQAEEDARIGALKEEEERKSETMRQIISETDRTVASLSDTIRAMREEMALEDISLLHKCKKTMGSTQCSTLQDPVMVSGALINVAKHLGSLKYKVWKKMQGVIKYTPVTLDPNTAAPWLILSDDLSSVRDSDDKQKLPDNPERFDPDTAVLGSQGFISGKHEWDVEVGDNSAWVLGVAKESIRRKEKVSSVLKNGYLSVYFYHKMYFAGTSPLTRLNLRKQPQRIRVQLDWEKGRVCFSDPADNTQIYTFKHTFTERVFPYFWVGCKQCPLRIEPLEVSVTSVDHT; this is encoded by the exons ATGTACCTTGGATGTCAG GAGACGCATTTGTGTGGAAACGCTATGGCCGCCAGGCTCTCTCTTGCAGAAGAGGACCTCTGTTGCCCTGTTTGCTGTGACATCTTTAGAGATCCAGTAGTCCTCAAGTGCACCCACAGTTTCTGTGCAGCCTGTCTACAACAGTACTGGTCTGGGAAGGGCTCGGCACGGGACTGCCCTCTCTGTAGGAGAGAGTCAGAGGACGAGCCAGTGGCCAGTCTCACACTGAAGAACCTGTGTGACTCCTACATCCAAGAGAGTGAGGCCCTGGGTACAACAGGCGAGTTGTGTGAGCCTGGTGAGCTGTGCTCCCTGCACGGGGAGAAACTGAAACTGTTCTGTCTGTATGACAAGGAGGCCATCTGTGTAGTGTGTCACACCTCAAGGAAGCATAGAAACCATGAATGCTGTCCAGTTGAAGAGGCTATAGGTGATCTGAAG GAGGAGATGAAATCTGCTCTTACTTCCTTGCAAGAGAAGAAGGAGGCTTTTGATAAAGTGAAGCAACAATATGAAAATACACTGACACATATTCAG GTCCAGGCCCAGTTTGTGGAAAAACGGGTTCATGAAGAGTTTGAGCAGCTCCACCATTTCCTCCAAGCTGAAGAGGATGCCAGAATTGGAGCtctgaaagaggaagaagagaggaagagcgaAACGATGAGGCAGATAAttagtgagacagacaggaccgTGGCCTCCCTCTCTGACACTATCAGAGCCATGAGGGAGGAGATGGCTTTGGAGGATATCTCTCTCCTTCAC AAATGCAAGAAGACAATGGGAAG TACTCAGTGCAGCACACTGCAAGACCCAGTCATGGTGTCTGGAGCACTCATCAATGTGGCAAAGCACCTGGGCTCACTCAAATACAAAGTGTGGAAGAAAATGCAAGGGGTCATTAAATACA CTCCAGTGACTCTAGATCCAAACACGGCTGCCCCCTGGCTCATCCTGTCTGACGACCTCTCCAGTGTGAGGGACAGTGACGACAAACAGAAGCTTCCAGACAACCCCGAAAGATTTGACCCCGACACGGCCGTGCTGGGCTCCCAGGGCTTCATCTCAGGGAAGCACGAATGGGATGTGGAGGTTGGTGATAACAGTGCCTGGGTGCTTGGCGTAGCCAAAGAGTCAATCCGGAGAAAAGAGAAAGTCTCCTCTGTGTTGAAGAACGGATACCTGTCAGTGTACTTTTACCACAAGATGTACTTTGCGGGGACTTCACCTCTCACTCGACTCAATCTGAGAAAACAGCCTCAGAGAATCAGAGTGCAGTTGGACTGGGAGAAGGGAAGGGTGTGCTTTTCTGACCCAGCTGACAACACACAGATCTATACTTTCAAACACACCTTCACTGAGAGGGTTTTCCCTTACTTCTGGGTGGGGTGTAAGCAGTGTCCATTAAGGATCGAGCCATTGGAGGTCTCTGTGACATCTGTAGATCACACCTGA
- the LOC105023423 gene encoding zinc-binding protein A33 isoform X2: MSAVSAFPLLSLIVKETHLCGNAMAARLSLAEEDLCCPVCCDIFRDPVVLKCTHSFCAACLQQYWSGKGSARDCPLCRRESEDEPVASLTLKNLCDSYIQESEALGTTGELCEPGELCSLHGEKLKLFCLYDKEAICVVCHTSRKHRNHECCPVEEAIGDLKEEMKSALTSLQEKKEAFDKVKQQYENTLTHIQVQAQFVEKRVHEEFEQLHHFLQAEEDARIGALKEEEERKSETMRQIISETDRTVASLSDTIRAMREEMALEDISLLHKCKKTMGSTQCSTLQDPVMVSGALINVAKHLGSLKYKVWKKMQGVIKYTPVTLDPNTAAPWLILSDDLSSVRDSDDKQKLPDNPERFDPDTAVLGSQGFISGKHEWDVEVGDNSAWVLGVAKESIRRKEKVSSVLKNGYLSVYFYHKMYFAGTSPLTRLNLRKQPQRIRVQLDWEKGRVCFSDPADNTQIYTFKHTFTERVFPYFWVGCKQCPLRIEPLEVSVTSVDHT; this comes from the exons ATGTCAG CAGTGTCTgcctttcccctcctctccctgatAGTGAAGGAGACGCATTTGTGTGGAAACGCTATGGCCGCCAGGCTCTCTCTTGCAGAAGAGGACCTCTGTTGCCCTGTTTGCTGTGACATCTTTAGAGATCCAGTAGTCCTCAAGTGCACCCACAGTTTCTGTGCAGCCTGTCTACAACAGTACTGGTCTGGGAAGGGCTCGGCACGGGACTGCCCTCTCTGTAGGAGAGAGTCAGAGGACGAGCCAGTGGCCAGTCTCACACTGAAGAACCTGTGTGACTCCTACATCCAAGAGAGTGAGGCCCTGGGTACAACAGGCGAGTTGTGTGAGCCTGGTGAGCTGTGCTCCCTGCACGGGGAGAAACTGAAACTGTTCTGTCTGTATGACAAGGAGGCCATCTGTGTAGTGTGTCACACCTCAAGGAAGCATAGAAACCATGAATGCTGTCCAGTTGAAGAGGCTATAGGTGATCTGAAG GAGGAGATGAAATCTGCTCTTACTTCCTTGCAAGAGAAGAAGGAGGCTTTTGATAAAGTGAAGCAACAATATGAAAATACACTGACACATATTCAG GTCCAGGCCCAGTTTGTGGAAAAACGGGTTCATGAAGAGTTTGAGCAGCTCCACCATTTCCTCCAAGCTGAAGAGGATGCCAGAATTGGAGCtctgaaagaggaagaagagaggaagagcgaAACGATGAGGCAGATAAttagtgagacagacaggaccgTGGCCTCCCTCTCTGACACTATCAGAGCCATGAGGGAGGAGATGGCTTTGGAGGATATCTCTCTCCTTCAC AAATGCAAGAAGACAATGGGAAG TACTCAGTGCAGCACACTGCAAGACCCAGTCATGGTGTCTGGAGCACTCATCAATGTGGCAAAGCACCTGGGCTCACTCAAATACAAAGTGTGGAAGAAAATGCAAGGGGTCATTAAATACA CTCCAGTGACTCTAGATCCAAACACGGCTGCCCCCTGGCTCATCCTGTCTGACGACCTCTCCAGTGTGAGGGACAGTGACGACAAACAGAAGCTTCCAGACAACCCCGAAAGATTTGACCCCGACACGGCCGTGCTGGGCTCCCAGGGCTTCATCTCAGGGAAGCACGAATGGGATGTGGAGGTTGGTGATAACAGTGCCTGGGTGCTTGGCGTAGCCAAAGAGTCAATCCGGAGAAAAGAGAAAGTCTCCTCTGTGTTGAAGAACGGATACCTGTCAGTGTACTTTTACCACAAGATGTACTTTGCGGGGACTTCACCTCTCACTCGACTCAATCTGAGAAAACAGCCTCAGAGAATCAGAGTGCAGTTGGACTGGGAGAAGGGAAGGGTGTGCTTTTCTGACCCAGCTGACAACACACAGATCTATACTTTCAAACACACCTTCACTGAGAGGGTTTTCCCTTACTTCTGGGTGGGGTGTAAGCAGTGTCCATTAAGGATCGAGCCATTGGAGGTCTCTGTGACATCTGTAGATCACACCTGA
- the LOC105023423 gene encoding zinc-binding protein A33 isoform X4 → MSVKETHLCGNAMAARLSLAEEDLCCPVCCDIFRDPVVLKCTHSFCAACLQQYWSGKGSARDCPLCRRESEDEPVASLTLKNLCDSYIQESEALGTTGELCEPGELCSLHGEKLKLFCLYDKEAICVVCHTSRKHRNHECCPVEEAIGDLKEEMKSALTSLQEKKEAFDKVKQQYENTLTHIQVQAQFVEKRVHEEFEQLHHFLQAEEDARIGALKEEEERKSETMRQIISETDRTVASLSDTIRAMREEMALEDISLLHKCKKTMGSTQCSTLQDPVMVSGALINVAKHLGSLKYKVWKKMQGVIKYTPVTLDPNTAAPWLILSDDLSSVRDSDDKQKLPDNPERFDPDTAVLGSQGFISGKHEWDVEVGDNSAWVLGVAKESIRRKEKVSSVLKNGYLSVYFYHKMYFAGTSPLTRLNLRKQPQRIRVQLDWEKGRVCFSDPADNTQIYTFKHTFTERVFPYFWVGCKQCPLRIEPLEVSVTSVDHT, encoded by the exons ATGTCAG TGAAGGAGACGCATTTGTGTGGAAACGCTATGGCCGCCAGGCTCTCTCTTGCAGAAGAGGACCTCTGTTGCCCTGTTTGCTGTGACATCTTTAGAGATCCAGTAGTCCTCAAGTGCACCCACAGTTTCTGTGCAGCCTGTCTACAACAGTACTGGTCTGGGAAGGGCTCGGCACGGGACTGCCCTCTCTGTAGGAGAGAGTCAGAGGACGAGCCAGTGGCCAGTCTCACACTGAAGAACCTGTGTGACTCCTACATCCAAGAGAGTGAGGCCCTGGGTACAACAGGCGAGTTGTGTGAGCCTGGTGAGCTGTGCTCCCTGCACGGGGAGAAACTGAAACTGTTCTGTCTGTATGACAAGGAGGCCATCTGTGTAGTGTGTCACACCTCAAGGAAGCATAGAAACCATGAATGCTGTCCAGTTGAAGAGGCTATAGGTGATCTGAAG GAGGAGATGAAATCTGCTCTTACTTCCTTGCAAGAGAAGAAGGAGGCTTTTGATAAAGTGAAGCAACAATATGAAAATACACTGACACATATTCAG GTCCAGGCCCAGTTTGTGGAAAAACGGGTTCATGAAGAGTTTGAGCAGCTCCACCATTTCCTCCAAGCTGAAGAGGATGCCAGAATTGGAGCtctgaaagaggaagaagagaggaagagcgaAACGATGAGGCAGATAAttagtgagacagacaggaccgTGGCCTCCCTCTCTGACACTATCAGAGCCATGAGGGAGGAGATGGCTTTGGAGGATATCTCTCTCCTTCAC AAATGCAAGAAGACAATGGGAAG TACTCAGTGCAGCACACTGCAAGACCCAGTCATGGTGTCTGGAGCACTCATCAATGTGGCAAAGCACCTGGGCTCACTCAAATACAAAGTGTGGAAGAAAATGCAAGGGGTCATTAAATACA CTCCAGTGACTCTAGATCCAAACACGGCTGCCCCCTGGCTCATCCTGTCTGACGACCTCTCCAGTGTGAGGGACAGTGACGACAAACAGAAGCTTCCAGACAACCCCGAAAGATTTGACCCCGACACGGCCGTGCTGGGCTCCCAGGGCTTCATCTCAGGGAAGCACGAATGGGATGTGGAGGTTGGTGATAACAGTGCCTGGGTGCTTGGCGTAGCCAAAGAGTCAATCCGGAGAAAAGAGAAAGTCTCCTCTGTGTTGAAGAACGGATACCTGTCAGTGTACTTTTACCACAAGATGTACTTTGCGGGGACTTCACCTCTCACTCGACTCAATCTGAGAAAACAGCCTCAGAGAATCAGAGTGCAGTTGGACTGGGAGAAGGGAAGGGTGTGCTTTTCTGACCCAGCTGACAACACACAGATCTATACTTTCAAACACACCTTCACTGAGAGGGTTTTCCCTTACTTCTGGGTGGGGTGTAAGCAGTGTCCATTAAGGATCGAGCCATTGGAGGTCTCTGTGACATCTGTAGATCACACCTGA
- the LOC105023423 gene encoding zinc-binding protein A33 isoform X1, which yields MAARLSLAEEDLCCPVCCDIFRDPVVLKCTHSFCAACLQQYWSGKGSARDCPLCRRESEDEPVASLTLKNLCDSYIQESEALGTTGELCEPGELCSLHGEKLKLFCLYDKEAICVVCHTSRKHRNHECCPVEEAIGDLKEEMKSALTSLQEKKEAFDKVKQQYENTLTHIQVQAQFVEKRVHEEFEQLHHFLQAEEDARIGALKEEEERKSETMRQIISETDRTVASLSDTIRAMREEMALEDISLLHKCKKTMGSTQCSTLQDPVMVSGALINVAKHLGSLKYKVWKKMQGVIKYTPVTLDPNTAAPWLILSDDLSSVRDSDDKQKLPDNPERFDPDTAVLGSQGFISGKHEWDVEVGDNSAWVLGVAKESIRRKEKVSSVLKNGYLSVYFYHKMYFAGTSPLTRLNLRKQPQRIRVQLDWEKGRVCFSDPADNTQIYTFKHTFTERVFPYFWVGCKQCPLRIEPLEVSVTSVDHT from the exons ATGGCCGCCAGGCTCTCTCTTGCAGAAGAGGACCTCTGTTGCCCTGTTTGCTGTGACATCTTTAGAGATCCAGTAGTCCTCAAGTGCACCCACAGTTTCTGTGCAGCCTGTCTACAACAGTACTGGTCTGGGAAGGGCTCGGCACGGGACTGCCCTCTCTGTAGGAGAGAGTCAGAGGACGAGCCAGTGGCCAGTCTCACACTGAAGAACCTGTGTGACTCCTACATCCAAGAGAGTGAGGCCCTGGGTACAACAGGCGAGTTGTGTGAGCCTGGTGAGCTGTGCTCCCTGCACGGGGAGAAACTGAAACTGTTCTGTCTGTATGACAAGGAGGCCATCTGTGTAGTGTGTCACACCTCAAGGAAGCATAGAAACCATGAATGCTGTCCAGTTGAAGAGGCTATAGGTGATCTGAAG GAGGAGATGAAATCTGCTCTTACTTCCTTGCAAGAGAAGAAGGAGGCTTTTGATAAAGTGAAGCAACAATATGAAAATACACTGACACATATTCAG GTCCAGGCCCAGTTTGTGGAAAAACGGGTTCATGAAGAGTTTGAGCAGCTCCACCATTTCCTCCAAGCTGAAGAGGATGCCAGAATTGGAGCtctgaaagaggaagaagagaggaagagcgaAACGATGAGGCAGATAAttagtgagacagacaggaccgTGGCCTCCCTCTCTGACACTATCAGAGCCATGAGGGAGGAGATGGCTTTGGAGGATATCTCTCTCCTTCAC AAATGCAAGAAGACAATGGGAAG TACTCAGTGCAGCACACTGCAAGACCCAGTCATGGTGTCTGGAGCACTCATCAATGTGGCAAAGCACCTGGGCTCACTCAAATACAAAGTGTGGAAGAAAATGCAAGGGGTCATTAAATACA CTCCAGTGACTCTAGATCCAAACACGGCTGCCCCCTGGCTCATCCTGTCTGACGACCTCTCCAGTGTGAGGGACAGTGACGACAAACAGAAGCTTCCAGACAACCCCGAAAGATTTGACCCCGACACGGCCGTGCTGGGCTCCCAGGGCTTCATCTCAGGGAAGCACGAATGGGATGTGGAGGTTGGTGATAACAGTGCCTGGGTGCTTGGCGTAGCCAAAGAGTCAATCCGGAGAAAAGAGAAAGTCTCCTCTGTGTTGAAGAACGGATACCTGTCAGTGTACTTTTACCACAAGATGTACTTTGCGGGGACTTCACCTCTCACTCGACTCAATCTGAGAAAACAGCCTCAGAGAATCAGAGTGCAGTTGGACTGGGAGAAGGGAAGGGTGTGCTTTTCTGACCCAGCTGACAACACACAGATCTATACTTTCAAACACACCTTCACTGAGAGGGTTTTCCCTTACTTCTGGGTGGGGTGTAAGCAGTGTCCATTAAGGATCGAGCCATTGGAGGTCTCTGTGACATCTGTAGATCACACCTGA